A portion of the Ferrimicrobium sp. genome contains these proteins:
- the mnmA gene encoding tRNA 2-thiouridine(34) synthase MnmA — translation MAKVMVAMSGGVDSSVAAALAVQEGHEVVGVTLKLWGGASDSGCCSVADVEDARYVAHQLGIKHLVFNLTEEFETSVVDPYVWGYLGGETPNPCIECNRSIKFAALVDRAAQLGFEYLATGHHARISFDRGVPLIRRGVDVAKDQSYVLSVIPKRSLAKLLFPVGEMTKDDVRRIAAELELRTAAKPDSLEVCFISRHAGKESFLSSRGTLHATKVIDTVTGHEYEDASPFETVTVGQRRRIGGLGDGMRRYVLAKDPTTRVIQVGTIDRLQTDRLVVTTAMDYLGDGWPKEGQIQGSAHGTTVPAVLSETALEFATPTRRIAPGQTIALYQEDLVVGSAMVAMPARVTADE, via the coding sequence ATGGCTAAAGTCATGGTGGCGATGTCAGGGGGTGTTGACTCCTCGGTGGCTGCTGCGTTAGCGGTGCAAGAGGGCCACGAGGTGGTTGGTGTTACCCTCAAACTCTGGGGTGGAGCCTCGGACTCAGGCTGTTGTTCAGTGGCCGACGTCGAGGATGCCCGTTATGTGGCGCATCAACTCGGTATCAAACACCTGGTGTTCAACCTCACTGAGGAGTTTGAAACCAGTGTCGTCGATCCTTACGTGTGGGGCTACCTCGGAGGAGAGACTCCCAACCCCTGCATTGAATGCAACCGGAGCATCAAATTTGCTGCGCTAGTTGACCGGGCGGCTCAACTCGGGTTCGAGTACCTCGCCACTGGCCATCACGCAAGGATCAGTTTTGATCGAGGTGTTCCGCTGATCCGAAGAGGGGTAGACGTCGCGAAAGATCAGTCCTACGTGCTCTCAGTGATTCCGAAGCGTTCATTAGCGAAGTTACTGTTCCCTGTCGGGGAGATGACTAAAGACGACGTCCGTCGTATTGCCGCCGAGCTTGAGCTGCGCACAGCCGCTAAGCCGGATTCGCTTGAGGTCTGTTTTATCTCTCGGCACGCTGGTAAAGAGAGTTTTCTTTCCTCGAGAGGAACGCTGCATGCGACCAAAGTGATCGACACGGTGACGGGACACGAGTACGAGGACGCGAGTCCTTTTGAGACGGTGACCGTCGGGCAGCGTCGCAGGATCGGTGGCCTTGGCGATGGAATGCGTCGCTATGTATTGGCCAAAGACCCGACGACGCGGGTGATCCAGGTGGGAACCATCGACCGACTGCAGACCGACAGACTTGTCGTTACCACCGCCATGGACTATCTGGGTGACGGCTGGCCGAAGGAGGGTCAGATTCAGGGGAGCGCTCATGGAACCACAGTCCCGGCGGTGCTCAGCGAGACGGCGTTGGAGTTCGCAACTCCAACTCGGCGTATCGCACCCGGCCAGACGATTGCGCTCTATCAGGAGGACCTCGTGGTAGGGTCAGCGATGGTGGCGATGCCGGCACGGGTCACTGCTGATGAGTGA
- the ligA gene encoding NAD-dependent DNA ligase LigA, with protein MSDRIDDLRSLLDRASYAYYALDAPVLTDAEYDVLYRELVELEQQYPERVVASSPTQRVGAPPVQLFAPVVHETPMLSIDNVFAIEDLNAWVDRLARLLGGEPALFGELKIDGLALSLRYEHGILLQAATRGDGRTGEDVTANIYAVDSIPKRIAHDAPLEVRGEIYLPRSAFQLLNQDPELKVPFANPRNAAAGSLRQKNPRITASRGLAFFAYQLEEPIEAATHHEALALLGSLGFAVEEHAALVEREQLATRIQELDQARTQLDYDTDGVVIKLDRIEDRRRVGATSRAPRWSIAYKFAPEEQLTRLLAIEISVGKTGKITPFAELEPVVVAGSTVSRATLHNAEQIERKDVRVGDLVVVRKAGEIIPEVVGPVLGARVGELARYQFPAFCPSCGTRLIRVLDEVDFHCPNRFCPEQLVQRLMHFGSRDAMDIDGLGEVRARQLVELGLARIPSDLFSLGPHELGQLPGVGEKMIQRFMVGIATARQRPLHRILFGLAIDNVGVHVAQVVASSMGALDDLLTITVEALVALDGVGETVARSVVHFRDDPYGSQVLAGLIDAGVRGQRAADLAPTTSDQLMGLSFVITGSFPDGPREQIRDFIVEHGGRVIEAVSKRTDYLVAGERAGSKLAKAIELGIPVIDLPGLSAIVASRGQQTVT; from the coding sequence ATGAGTGATCGGATTGATGACCTCCGGTCGTTGCTCGATCGAGCGAGTTATGCGTACTATGCGCTTGATGCGCCGGTCCTGACCGACGCTGAGTACGATGTGCTCTATCGTGAACTGGTCGAGCTCGAGCAGCAGTACCCTGAACGCGTGGTGGCGAGTTCGCCAACCCAGCGAGTAGGTGCGCCGCCAGTGCAACTCTTCGCACCGGTAGTACACGAGACTCCAATGCTGAGCATCGATAATGTTTTTGCGATCGAGGACCTGAACGCGTGGGTCGATCGACTTGCGAGGCTCTTGGGTGGAGAACCGGCGCTCTTTGGGGAGCTCAAAATCGATGGATTAGCCCTGAGCCTGCGCTATGAGCATGGGATCCTGCTGCAAGCAGCGACTCGTGGCGACGGGAGAACAGGTGAGGATGTTACGGCGAATATTTACGCGGTTGATTCGATACCCAAACGCATCGCCCATGATGCTCCGCTTGAGGTTCGTGGAGAGATCTATCTGCCCCGGTCGGCGTTCCAGTTGTTGAACCAAGATCCGGAGCTCAAGGTTCCATTTGCGAATCCCCGGAACGCGGCGGCTGGGAGTCTCCGTCAGAAGAATCCTCGGATCACTGCGAGTCGCGGCCTCGCTTTTTTTGCCTATCAGCTTGAGGAGCCCATTGAGGCCGCGACCCATCATGAGGCGCTCGCGCTACTTGGATCTCTCGGTTTCGCCGTTGAAGAGCACGCCGCGTTGGTCGAGCGGGAACAGCTTGCTACCCGTATACAGGAACTCGATCAGGCTCGCACCCAGCTTGATTATGATACCGACGGTGTGGTGATCAAATTAGATCGCATCGAGGATCGTAGGCGAGTGGGCGCGACTTCACGAGCGCCGCGCTGGTCGATTGCCTACAAGTTTGCCCCCGAGGAGCAGCTGACCCGGCTGCTTGCGATAGAGATCTCCGTCGGTAAAACCGGTAAGATAACCCCCTTTGCGGAGCTTGAACCTGTGGTCGTTGCAGGCTCAACGGTTTCCCGCGCAACGTTGCACAATGCAGAGCAGATCGAGCGCAAGGACGTTCGAGTAGGAGACCTTGTAGTTGTGCGAAAAGCAGGCGAGATCATCCCCGAGGTGGTGGGCCCAGTGCTTGGAGCACGGGTTGGGGAACTAGCCCGCTACCAGTTTCCTGCGTTCTGTCCGAGCTGTGGAACGCGTCTCATCCGTGTACTTGATGAGGTTGACTTTCATTGTCCAAATCGTTTCTGCCCAGAGCAGCTTGTCCAGCGTCTGATGCATTTTGGATCTCGTGATGCCATGGATATCGATGGTCTTGGTGAAGTACGGGCACGTCAGCTCGTTGAACTCGGGTTGGCGAGGATCCCCTCGGATCTATTCAGTCTTGGACCCCACGAGTTGGGTCAACTTCCTGGCGTCGGTGAAAAGATGATCCAACGTTTTATGGTGGGTATTGCAACCGCCCGCCAACGTCCGCTCCATCGAATTCTTTTTGGACTCGCCATCGATAATGTCGGTGTCCACGTTGCCCAGGTAGTTGCATCATCGATGGGCGCACTTGATGACCTCCTCACCATTACCGTTGAGGCGTTGGTTGCCTTGGATGGTGTTGGTGAGACGGTAGCCAGGTCTGTCGTCCATTTCCGAGATGATCCGTACGGGTCACAGGTTTTGGCGGGGCTTATCGATGCTGGCGTGCGTGGACAAAGAGCTGCCGACCTTGCTCCTACGACATCGGACCAGTTGATGGGGCTCAGTTTCGTTATCACCGGGAGTTTCCCGGATGGCCCTCGTGAGCAGATCCGTGATTTCATCGTCGAGCATGGAGGTCGCGTGATAGAGGCGGTCTCTAAAAGAACCGATTATCTCGTAGCAGGCGAGCGTGCGGGATCCAAACTCGCCAAAGCGATCGAGCTCGGCATCCCAGTCATCGATTTACCTGGACTCTCTGCGATCGTTGCGTCTCGAGGGCAGCAGACAGTGACATGA
- a CDS encoding PASTA domain-containing protein, which yields MELTARSGGRHKVGNELAKAAGTDENIGRVLSNRYRVVARRGSGGAGIVYRAVDDRLGRTVAIKLLQRGLADDPIFLRRFRDEAQAAAQLNHPNIMKVFDWGSDEGEPYLVMEYLSNGSLRELYARGVELTTPQVVQIGAATASALGYSHNRNFLHRDIKPANLLFDDGGRVRIADFGLVRALSESSATETGGGILGTPRYMAPEQVEGKRSVPGSDVYSLGLVLYEALFGAIPFQGDTQLALAFARLREPVVNPNPEDPVASSIVSMLDREPDRRPSAAEIEHLWNAFARDLTNPEPLFVGGQVLTAMTPEAVMDDSLQWLGDGATVAGDLTEHLASDRGDGATAVLVAPIGDEGDEPTSVLEVAKPVHVEPFPPETEEVGGRRPWWLLFFLLPILVAAALGAAVLYQHFREIKVDNVANLTAVAATQRLRGEGIAHVSVQDRYSTGVPLGRVIGSSPSVGANVHPDGDVVLYVSKGHAPVYVASYQSAQFAMAQRALLAKGFRVDPKYEYSPDVPAGVVMGETPVNQRVPYHSIVRFVVSKGPAPRPVPNVVGASLATAEGDLTNQGFVYQVQKRYSNSVASGDVLSQSVSAGTVLGVGSSVTIVSSLGPHYVQVPNVVGDALGSAESTLQSQGFAIGTVSAPFGGSIVQYQSPGAGQTVLYGASINLLVIP from the coding sequence GTGGAGCTGACCGCTAGGTCAGGCGGTCGTCATAAGGTAGGTAACGAGCTGGCGAAGGCGGCAGGTACGGACGAGAACATTGGTCGGGTCCTGAGTAACCGATATCGGGTGGTGGCTCGAAGAGGTTCGGGTGGTGCTGGTATTGTCTACCGGGCGGTTGATGATCGGTTAGGGCGCACCGTGGCGATCAAGCTGTTGCAGCGCGGGCTTGCCGACGACCCTATTTTTCTGCGAAGATTCCGTGACGAGGCACAGGCAGCCGCACAGCTGAACCATCCCAACATCATGAAGGTCTTTGACTGGGGCTCTGACGAGGGTGAGCCGTATCTGGTGATGGAATACCTCTCGAACGGCTCACTGCGGGAGCTTTATGCCAGAGGCGTCGAGCTCACCACGCCCCAGGTGGTACAGATCGGCGCCGCGACGGCCTCGGCACTCGGGTACTCGCACAATCGCAACTTTTTACACCGAGATATCAAACCTGCCAACCTCCTCTTCGACGATGGAGGTCGTGTCAGAATTGCAGACTTCGGACTCGTGCGTGCCCTGTCGGAGAGCTCAGCGACGGAGACCGGTGGCGGCATTCTGGGAACCCCTCGATACATGGCACCAGAACAGGTCGAAGGGAAGCGTTCGGTTCCCGGTAGTGACGTCTATTCGCTCGGGCTTGTATTGTATGAGGCGCTCTTTGGCGCTATCCCCTTCCAGGGAGATACTCAACTGGCCCTAGCGTTTGCGCGGCTTCGTGAGCCAGTGGTCAATCCCAATCCAGAGGATCCGGTCGCGAGTTCCATCGTTTCGATGCTGGACCGCGAACCGGACCGCCGTCCAAGTGCGGCGGAGATCGAACACCTTTGGAACGCCTTTGCTCGGGATCTCACGAACCCAGAGCCACTCTTCGTCGGCGGGCAAGTACTGACCGCAATGACCCCCGAGGCGGTGATGGACGACAGTTTGCAGTGGCTTGGTGACGGGGCGACGGTCGCTGGTGACCTGACGGAGCATCTTGCCTCGGATCGAGGTGATGGTGCTACCGCCGTACTTGTGGCACCAATAGGAGACGAGGGTGATGAGCCAACCTCAGTGCTCGAGGTGGCCAAGCCGGTGCACGTGGAACCCTTCCCCCCCGAGACCGAGGAGGTGGGTGGTCGCCGACCTTGGTGGCTCCTGTTCTTCTTGTTGCCGATTCTGGTTGCCGCGGCGCTCGGTGCGGCCGTGCTTTACCAACACTTTCGGGAGATCAAGGTCGACAATGTTGCGAACTTGACGGCGGTGGCTGCGACCCAACGCCTGCGAGGTGAGGGGATTGCTCATGTGAGCGTCCAAGACCGTTACTCGACGGGCGTACCGTTGGGACGGGTGATTGGGTCCAGTCCGTCGGTAGGGGCGAATGTGCACCCCGATGGTGATGTCGTGCTCTACGTATCCAAGGGCCACGCACCGGTCTACGTGGCCTCCTACCAATCGGCGCAGTTCGCCATGGCACAACGTGCATTGTTGGCCAAGGGTTTCCGGGTTGACCCCAAGTATGAATACTCTCCAGACGTCCCGGCCGGGGTTGTGATGGGAGAGACGCCAGTCAATCAGCGGGTTCCCTACCACTCCATCGTGAGGTTCGTGGTATCGAAGGGTCCTGCACCCCGGCCGGTACCGAACGTTGTCGGCGCCTCGCTTGCGACTGCAGAGGGGGATCTCACGAACCAGGGTTTCGTCTACCAGGTCCAAAAGCGGTACTCGAACTCGGTAGCTAGCGGCGACGTGCTATCGCAGTCGGTGAGCGCCGGGACCGTGTTGGGGGTTGGGTCGAGCGTGACGATCGTCTCGTCACTTGGTCCGCACTACGTCCAGGTGCCCAACGTCGTTGGTGATGCCCTTGGATCGGCTGAGTCGACCTTGCAGAGCCAGGGTTTTGCCATTGGTACCGTATCTGCTCCCTTTGGTGGCTCCATTGTTCAATACCAGAGCCCTGGAGCTGGCCAGACGGTGCTCTATGGCGCGAGTATCAATCTGTTAGTCATTCCGTGA
- the gatC gene encoding Asp-tRNA(Asn)/Glu-tRNA(Gln) amidotransferase subunit GatC has translation MTKRIDQADVAHIAQLARLSLSDGELREYEDTLSRILDVIEVMNSEDLSEYPPMDHPLETVNLLRDDVVQPGIDRDVVLGMAPSAEEDYFRVPRILGAQ, from the coding sequence ATGACAAAACGGATCGACCAAGCGGATGTCGCCCATATCGCGCAGCTGGCGCGGCTGTCGTTGAGCGATGGGGAACTTCGGGAGTATGAAGATACGCTTTCCCGGATTCTCGACGTTATTGAGGTGATGAACTCCGAGGATCTATCTGAGTACCCTCCGATGGATCATCCACTGGAGACGGTCAACCTCCTTCGAGATGATGTTGTCCAGCCAGGGATCGATCGGGATGTCGTCCTCGGCATGGCTCCAAGCGCCGAAGAGGACTATTTTCGCGTACCTCGTATCTTAGGAGCACAATGA
- the gatA gene encoding Asp-tRNA(Asn)/Glu-tRNA(Gln) amidotransferase subunit GatA, with translation MNDEILDWGIAELQRRLEEREITTVEVIDAYEEQIAIQEPEIDAFLSLDLDAARSRAAAQDARRARGEKLGRLAGVPVALKDNLCTTTFPTTAASKILQGWIPPYNATVVDRITDQDGIVLGKTNLDEFAMGSSTENSAYKITKNPYDLERVPGGSSGGSAAAVASRMALVGLGSDTGGSIRQPAALTGIVGFKPTYGRVSRYGLLAFASSLDQIGPLTASVEDAALVAECIMGHDPRDATSLQEIAPTLLSSLAEGVRGVRIGVVTNLVEIASPEVQAALVRAVDALQQAGATVTEIRLDELAFGLAAYYVVAPAEASSNLARYDGVRYGLRESGATVEEMMIATRTKGFGPEVKRRIMLGTYALSAGYYDAFYVTAQRVRSLVRAAFDRAYTSVDLLLSPTSPTTAFRIGERAADPVEMYRSDICTIPSNLSGDPALSIPAGVDSDGLPIGVQLLGPARSEQLLFRGAYAVEEGLR, from the coding sequence ATGAACGACGAGATTCTCGATTGGGGGATCGCTGAACTGCAGCGTCGGTTGGAGGAACGCGAGATCACCACTGTTGAGGTGATTGACGCCTATGAGGAACAGATCGCGATCCAAGAGCCGGAGATCGATGCCTTTCTCTCGCTTGACCTCGATGCTGCGCGGAGTAGGGCCGCCGCTCAGGATGCTCGGCGCGCGCGAGGAGAGAAACTCGGCAGATTGGCAGGGGTGCCGGTCGCGCTAAAGGATAACCTCTGTACGACGACATTTCCGACTACCGCTGCATCAAAAATCCTCCAGGGTTGGATTCCTCCCTATAATGCAACGGTCGTCGACCGCATCACCGATCAGGATGGCATTGTCCTTGGTAAGACCAACCTTGACGAGTTTGCTATGGGCTCTTCAACGGAGAACTCTGCCTACAAGATCACCAAGAACCCCTATGACCTTGAACGGGTACCTGGTGGATCCTCAGGCGGCTCTGCTGCCGCCGTTGCAAGCAGGATGGCGCTCGTTGGACTCGGGTCGGATACGGGAGGCTCAATCCGTCAACCTGCCGCGTTGACTGGGATCGTTGGGTTCAAGCCGACCTATGGTCGAGTCTCCCGGTACGGCCTCCTCGCTTTTGCCTCCTCGCTCGATCAGATCGGTCCGCTCACCGCGTCCGTTGAGGATGCCGCGCTCGTTGCCGAGTGCATCATGGGTCATGACCCAAGGGATGCGACCTCGCTCCAAGAGATAGCGCCAACGCTCCTGTCCTCGCTAGCCGAAGGGGTACGCGGTGTGCGTATTGGTGTGGTGACGAACCTTGTCGAGATCGCAAGCCCCGAAGTCCAGGCTGCACTGGTACGAGCGGTCGATGCCCTGCAACAGGCGGGTGCGACGGTCACCGAGATCAGACTTGACGAGCTTGCCTTCGGTCTTGCGGCCTACTACGTTGTGGCTCCAGCTGAGGCCTCGTCCAATCTGGCCCGTTATGACGGTGTCCGTTATGGACTCCGTGAGTCGGGAGCCACTGTAGAGGAGATGATGATTGCGACTCGGACGAAGGGTTTTGGACCTGAGGTCAAGCGTCGAATCATGTTGGGAACCTATGCATTATCGGCTGGATACTACGATGCATTTTACGTCACCGCCCAGCGGGTACGCTCGCTGGTTCGCGCCGCATTCGATCGTGCATATACGAGTGTTGATCTGCTTTTGAGCCCTACTTCGCCGACAACGGCCTTTCGTATCGGCGAGCGCGCGGCGGATCCGGTGGAGATGTATCGATCAGACATCTGCACGATACCTTCCAACCTATCGGGTGATCCCGCCCTCTCCATTCCGGCTGGGGTCGACTCCGATGGCCTACCGATCGGCGTGCAACTGCTTGGTCCTGCTCGTTCAGAGCAGCTACTGTTTCGTGGAGCCTACGCCGTCGAGGAGGGATTACGTTGA
- the gatB gene encoding Asp-tRNA(Asn)/Glu-tRNA(Gln) amidotransferase subunit GatB codes for MTQRATTGPAEGWEYVIGLEVHTELKTKSKLFCGCPNAFGEEPNTSICPVCLGLPGSLPVMNAQAVDFAIRVGLALNATIQRSQFHRKNYFYPDMPKDYQISQYDVPINANGHLELPSGRVIGIERAHLEEDTGKLVHRGGHGRIESAAYSLIDYNRSGVPLLEIVSAPDIRDPEEAKEYVTELRAILVAVGASDGRMEEGSLRVDANVSVRPIGETQFRTRVEIKNLNSLRSLVRALTFEGRRQVQLYEDGGVMIQQTRFWDEERSLTGALRLKEEANDYRYFPEPDLPPVAPDLTLIEERRAQLPELPSKRRGDVVTILPQLRDDLRETIITDECWPYFRAAIDAGITPTRAAARCANELTALFADIGVLTPERFVAVLAMEDRGELGASQVKVLLREACTDPAPAAELMAKLGFGARDEGAIRAIVEGIIAQFPDEWSRYLGGDEKVAGFLLGQVMRQHGRQVSGADARQALVELADEARSGAG; via the coding sequence TTGACCCAGCGAGCGACAACCGGGCCGGCCGAGGGTTGGGAGTATGTGATCGGTCTAGAGGTCCATACGGAGCTCAAGACCAAGAGTAAGTTATTTTGTGGATGTCCGAACGCCTTTGGTGAGGAACCCAATACGTCGATCTGTCCCGTCTGTCTCGGGTTGCCCGGGAGTCTTCCGGTCATGAACGCGCAGGCGGTTGATTTTGCCATTCGAGTTGGCTTAGCACTGAACGCTACGATCCAACGCAGTCAGTTTCATCGGAAGAACTACTTCTACCCTGACATGCCCAAGGACTATCAGATCTCGCAGTACGATGTGCCTATCAATGCCAATGGACACCTCGAGCTACCCTCAGGACGCGTGATCGGTATCGAACGAGCCCACCTTGAGGAGGACACCGGCAAATTAGTCCACCGCGGGGGACATGGACGCATTGAGTCCGCTGCGTATTCGCTCATCGACTATAACCGGTCAGGCGTTCCACTGCTTGAGATCGTCTCTGCTCCCGATATTCGCGATCCGGAGGAGGCCAAGGAGTACGTGACTGAACTGCGTGCCATCCTGGTGGCGGTCGGCGCAAGCGATGGGCGTATGGAGGAGGGATCTCTACGAGTCGATGCCAACGTCTCAGTGCGTCCGATTGGTGAGACGCAATTTAGGACAAGAGTAGAGATCAAGAACCTGAACTCCCTTCGTTCGTTAGTGCGTGCGCTGACGTTTGAGGGTCGCCGCCAGGTGCAGCTCTATGAGGATGGGGGGGTGATGATCCAACAGACGCGCTTCTGGGACGAGGAGCGTTCGTTGACTGGAGCCCTACGCCTGAAGGAGGAGGCCAATGACTACCGCTACTTCCCCGAACCCGATCTACCGCCAGTAGCCCCTGACCTCACCCTGATTGAGGAGCGTCGAGCACAGCTCCCAGAACTTCCGAGCAAGCGGCGTGGTGATGTCGTGACGATCCTGCCCCAGTTGCGTGATGACCTTCGTGAGACCATCATCACCGATGAATGCTGGCCGTATTTCCGGGCTGCTATCGATGCTGGCATCACACCAACACGTGCGGCTGCGCGGTGTGCCAACGAGTTAACGGCATTGTTTGCCGATATCGGTGTCTTGACTCCGGAACGCTTTGTCGCGGTACTCGCCATGGAGGATCGGGGGGAATTGGGTGCCTCGCAAGTGAAGGTCCTTCTGCGCGAGGCCTGCACGGATCCTGCCCCGGCCGCAGAGTTGATGGCCAAGCTCGGCTTTGGAGCTCGTGATGAGGGCGCGATCAGGGCGATTGTGGAGGGGATCATTGCGCAGTTTCCCGATGAATGGAGTCGTTATTTGGGCGGTGACGAGAAGGTCGCCGGCTTTTTGTTGGGGCAGGTGATGCGTCAACACGGACGCCAGGTTTCGGGTGCTGACGCCCGTCAGGCCTTGGTCGAGCTGGCAGATGAGGCGCGCAGCGGGGCTGGCTGA
- the ilvD gene encoding dihydroxy-acid dehydratase, with product MSDTKSIRIRSQEVTEGPRRAPARAMLRAVGLNDEDFSKPQIGIASSWNEVTPCNLVLSDLAQRAKAGVRSAGGVPLEFGTIAVSDGISMGHEGMHSSLVSREVIADSVELMMHAERFDAMVTLAGCDKSLPGMMMAAARLDLPSVFVYGGSILPGRFRGETLDIVSVFEAVGAYAAGSIDEQRLGDVERNACPTKGSCAGMYTANTMASVAEALGMAQIGSASAPAVDRRREDIAFEAGRAVMNLLELGITPRQIMTKAAFENAIAVVMALGGSTNAVLHLLAIAYEAKVELTLDDFNRVGARVPHLADTKPHGKYHMTDLDRIGGIPVVLGELLEAGLVHGDCLTVTGRTLAEELRAYDPPRPDGEVVHHYDQPIHKVGGIAVLRGSLAPAGSVVKVAGLDQEHFDGTARVFDREEAALDAILAGEIQSGDVVVIRYEGPKGGPGMREMLAVTGAMKGAGRGHDAALITDGRFSGGTHGFCIGHVAPEATDGGPIGLVRDGDRIVIDVPSYSIELLVDETELELRRQAFVPAPARYTEGALGKYALLVKGADIGAVTGG from the coding sequence ATGAGTGATACCAAGTCGATTCGCATTCGTAGCCAAGAGGTGACTGAAGGGCCGAGGAGAGCACCAGCGAGGGCGATGCTGCGGGCGGTTGGCCTCAATGATGAGGACTTCTCGAAGCCTCAGATCGGCATCGCATCCTCGTGGAACGAGGTGACTCCCTGTAATCTCGTGCTCTCTGATCTCGCACAGCGTGCGAAGGCCGGCGTGCGATCCGCCGGCGGTGTGCCGCTGGAGTTCGGCACCATTGCCGTTTCGGATGGGATATCGATGGGTCACGAAGGCATGCACTCCTCCTTGGTCTCTCGCGAGGTGATAGCGGATTCGGTAGAGCTGATGATGCACGCTGAGCGCTTTGACGCGATGGTGACCTTGGCTGGTTGCGATAAGTCGCTCCCAGGAATGATGATGGCGGCGGCCCGCCTCGACCTCCCCTCTGTCTTTGTCTACGGTGGGAGTATTCTTCCTGGTCGCTTCCGCGGTGAGACACTCGATATTGTGAGCGTCTTCGAGGCGGTTGGCGCCTATGCTGCCGGCAGCATCGACGAGCAGCGACTTGGCGATGTCGAACGCAACGCGTGCCCTACCAAGGGCTCCTGCGCGGGGATGTACACCGCTAACACGATGGCGTCCGTGGCGGAGGCACTGGGAATGGCCCAGATCGGTTCTGCCTCGGCACCGGCGGTTGATCGTCGCCGAGAGGACATCGCGTTTGAGGCTGGTCGAGCGGTGATGAACCTGTTGGAGTTGGGGATCACACCTCGCCAAATCATGACCAAAGCGGCTTTTGAGAATGCGATTGCTGTCGTGATGGCGCTTGGCGGGTCGACGAACGCCGTCCTCCATCTGCTGGCTATTGCCTATGAAGCCAAGGTCGAACTCACCCTCGACGACTTCAATCGAGTCGGGGCTCGAGTCCCTCACCTCGCTGACACAAAACCCCATGGCAAGTACCACATGACCGATCTGGATCGTATCGGCGGGATCCCGGTGGTTCTCGGCGAACTCCTTGAGGCTGGCCTTGTGCATGGTGATTGTCTGACAGTCACCGGACGAACACTCGCCGAAGAGTTGCGTGCCTATGATCCACCGCGTCCAGATGGGGAGGTCGTCCATCATTATGATCAGCCGATCCATAAGGTTGGCGGGATCGCTGTACTCCGGGGATCGCTCGCACCCGCAGGTTCGGTCGTGAAGGTGGCCGGTCTTGATCAGGAGCATTTTGACGGAACTGCCAGGGTGTTTGATCGTGAAGAGGCGGCACTTGACGCCATTCTCGCCGGAGAGATCCAGTCTGGGGATGTGGTGGTGATTCGCTACGAGGGGCCCAAAGGTGGACCTGGGATGCGTGAGATGTTGGCGGTAACGGGGGCGATGAAGGGTGCCGGGCGTGGTCACGATGCTGCTTTGATCACCGATGGCCGCTTCTCTGGCGGAACGCACGGGTTCTGCATCGGCCATGTTGCGCCGGAAGCCACCGATGGTGGACCTATCGGTCTGGTCCGTGATGGCGACCGAATCGTGATCGATGTTCCCTCCTACTCGATCGAGTTACTGGTGGACGAGACAGAGCTGGAGCTTCGACGGCAAGCTTTTGTTCCGGCACCCGCGCGCTACACCGAGGGAGCGCTCGGGAAGTACGCTCTTTTGGTCAAAGGGGCAGATATTGGAGCGGTAACTGGCGGATAG